Genomic window (Zymoseptoria tritici IPO323 chromosome 1, whole genome shotgun sequence):
AAGCAATCCGTAAATGTCTTCCACAGCTTGATGTTGTAGCGTCTCTTGCACTCGTCGTAGAAGCCGTAGATGCGATTGATGGAAGCGCACTCGTGGTTGCcgcggaggatgaagaaaTTTTCCGGGTACTTGATCTTGTATGCCAGCAGCAGACAGATGGTCTCGAGGGATTGCTTGCCTCGATCTACGTAgtcgccgaggaagaggtagtTGGCCTCTGGTGGGAAGCCGCCATACTCGAAAAGGCGCAGCAAGTCGTAGTATTGTCCGTGGATATCGCCGCAAATCTATTGTCCTCGTCAGCTTCGCTTGTTGCGTGTACGTCTCCTCCAACCCACCTTGATCGGCGCCTCGAGCTCGAGGAGTATGGGCTGGGAGATGAAGATCTCGCGAGCCTTGGTGCACAAGTATCTTATTTCAGTCTCAAGAAGCTGAACCTGCTTTCCCGGCCGGCTGCCGCGGACTTCGAGGAGTCGGTCGATGATGGAATCGAGGTCCACGTCGTTTTGGTCCGCCATGATCGGCGGTGGGTGAAGGGTAGGAGGAGAGAATCGAGCGGAGCGTGCTCGCGATCAGGAATTGGGTGTGCTCCGCGAGAATGGCTATACGCCTGAAGA
Coding sequences:
- the pp1 gene encoding pp1, catalytic subunit of type 1 serine/threonine protein phosphatase (Catalytic subunit of type 1 serine/threonine protein phosphatase), with product MADQNDVDLDSIIDRLLEVRGSRPGKQVQLLETEIRYLCTKAREIFISQPILLELEAPIKICGDIHGQYYDLLRLFEYGGFPPEANYLFLGDYVDRGKQSLETICLLLAYKIKYPENFFILRGNHECASINRIYGFYDECKRRYNIKLWKTFTDCFNCLPIAAIIDEKIFTMHGGLSPDLNSMEQIRRVMRPTDIPDCGLLCDLLWSDPDKDITGWSENDRGVSFTFGPDVVSRFLQKHDMDLICRAHQVVEDGYEFFSKRQLVTLFSAPNYCGEFDNAGAMMSVDESLLCSFQILKPAEKKQNRFGRR